The Paraburkholderia hospita genome includes a window with the following:
- a CDS encoding TetR/AcrR family transcriptional regulator, with translation MPDVRNPRASRRHDLAALIAPRETDNERHTRGARRKRETRDRMLDAAFGLVTQKGMDCVTINEITEAADVGFGSFYNHFESKEGIFVALVEWLSEEFANALDRLSGDLSDPAEVIAVCVRHTLMRAYREPVWGQLLIREGFSSRALSRGLGLRLLRDSERGISERRFVVADQLMCLISVIGTILAGIAAELHLAASVKRTVRARKAPRSSEEKFAERTAAIVLQAFGLKRVEAERIARRPLPVGCDVKTG, from the coding sequence ATGCCAGATGTCCGGAACCCGCGCGCGAGCCGTCGACATGACCTCGCGGCATTGATAGCGCCCCGGGAGACGGACAATGAGCGTCATACGCGCGGTGCCCGACGAAAGCGCGAGACGCGAGACCGCATGCTCGACGCTGCGTTCGGGCTAGTGACGCAAAAGGGCATGGACTGCGTAACCATCAACGAGATCACGGAAGCCGCTGACGTCGGGTTCGGCTCGTTTTACAACCACTTCGAATCGAAGGAAGGGATCTTCGTTGCGCTCGTCGAGTGGCTGTCTGAGGAATTCGCGAATGCGCTCGATCGCCTCTCCGGCGACCTGTCCGATCCCGCAGAAGTGATCGCTGTCTGCGTGCGTCATACGCTTATGCGCGCCTACCGGGAGCCGGTGTGGGGGCAACTCCTGATACGCGAAGGGTTTTCATCGCGTGCGTTAAGCAGGGGTCTCGGTCTGCGACTGCTGCGGGATAGCGAGAGGGGAATTTCAGAGAGGCGCTTTGTTGTCGCAGACCAGCTCATGTGCCTCATCTCCGTTATCGGCACCATCCTCGCGGGAATTGCTGCTGAACTGCACTTAGCCGCCTCAGTGAAGCGAACGGTTCGCGCGCGAAAGGCGCCTCGATCCAGCGAGGAGAAGTTCGCCGAGCGCACCGCGGCAATTGTGTTGCAGGCGTTTGGTCTCAAACGCGTGGAGGCGGAGCGAATCGCACGACGTCCACTGCCCGTAGGATGCGACGTCAAGACCGGTTGA
- a CDS encoding efflux RND transporter periplasmic adaptor subunit — MHALIAACGAILLSACHQREAVAPEPKPVVALAVHPDGRTTSASLPAQVQARYSTSLSFRVGGKVTERKVRLGDAVKAGQIVASLDPTDLRNNLVNARAQLDAAEHRLVYTKQQLDRDQAQAHANLIAPAQLEQTQDAYASALAQRDSALAQMALATDHLRYATLTADRDGVITSEDADTGQNVQAAQAIYHLDWTGDVDIACDVPERTLNSLTVGSTARVSLPALPEKTFEARVREVSPAADSQSRTWRVKLTLAAPSPEVRLGMTANVTFDAEGNVAAGHPFTLPVTALFHRGEDPAVWVVRTGSDTLELRPVAVQRYDERTVSIGSGLHEGDRVMVQGVHAVSAGQHVQVVPPLHPEDFPS, encoded by the coding sequence GTGCACGCCCTGATCGCGGCCTGCGGTGCGATCCTGCTCTCAGCATGCCACCAGCGCGAAGCCGTCGCGCCCGAGCCCAAGCCTGTAGTCGCCCTCGCGGTTCATCCCGACGGACGCACGACAAGCGCCTCGTTGCCGGCTCAGGTGCAGGCGCGGTACTCCACGTCCCTTTCGTTCAGGGTAGGAGGCAAGGTCACCGAACGGAAGGTGCGCCTCGGCGATGCTGTCAAGGCAGGACAGATCGTTGCCTCGCTCGACCCTACCGATCTGCGCAATAACCTTGTTAACGCGCGTGCACAACTCGACGCCGCCGAACATCGCCTCGTGTACACGAAGCAGCAGCTCGATCGCGACCAGGCGCAGGCACATGCGAATCTGATCGCGCCGGCGCAACTCGAACAGACACAGGACGCCTACGCCTCCGCCCTTGCGCAGCGCGATTCGGCGCTTGCGCAAATGGCGCTCGCGACGGATCACCTGCGCTACGCGACGCTCACGGCAGACCGCGACGGGGTGATCACATCGGAGGATGCCGACACCGGCCAGAACGTTCAGGCCGCTCAGGCCATCTATCACCTCGACTGGACGGGCGACGTGGATATTGCTTGCGACGTGCCCGAGCGGACGCTGAACTCGCTGACCGTCGGCAGCACGGCGCGTGTGAGCCTGCCAGCGCTGCCAGAGAAGACCTTCGAAGCACGCGTGCGTGAGGTATCGCCCGCCGCCGATTCGCAAAGCCGCACCTGGCGCGTGAAGTTGACGCTGGCCGCCCCGAGCCCCGAAGTACGCCTCGGTATGACGGCCAATGTCACGTTCGATGCCGAAGGTAACGTGGCGGCCGGGCACCCGTTCACGCTGCCTGTGACAGCGCTCTTCCACCGCGGCGAGGACCCCGCTGTCTGGGTGGTCCGCACCGGCAGCGACACCCTCGAGCTGCGCCCTGTCGCCGTCCAGCGGTACGACGAACGCACCGTCTCGATCGGATCGGGCCTGCACGAGGGCGACCGCGTGATGGTGCAAGGCGTGCATGCCGTGAGTGCAGGACAACACGTACAGGTGGTGCCCCCGCTGCATCCCGAGGATTTCCCGTCATGA